A single genomic interval of Lathyrus oleraceus cultivar Zhongwan6 chromosome 7, CAAS_Psat_ZW6_1.0, whole genome shotgun sequence harbors:
- the LOC127102861 gene encoding uncharacterized protein LOC127102861 has protein sequence MDTSTRKSTSTFRFKSPDISSLKVLCSKVVALKDNKFRANFGNIVDLLTEKVDYGAITTMSQYYDIPLRCFTFPDFQISPTLEDLERLLNRPIKEYNPFPKLEEGFCLTELSLTLGINTNKLVDNWGVKGSIKGLTQKFLEAHAWEMIKKGRPDFCSATLALLIHGIVLFPNVDKFVDQLAVEVFLTKNPVPFLLADFFHTFHTRHEKKGGTFLCCAHMLHLWMRARMPQSGPFAENKLTWPQRFASLSANSILWYKREWDTKDVIARCGEFSNVPLIGTQGCINYNPAILKRQLGYTMTNPPEERDFIPFVINTVDSLDSNVKRVRKSWTSIVRIDHEWGKKNILAKEPYYVWVKERDMIVKMPFLFYPSSFPLMPEPEPILQEDMDKLTSQIKELELENTQLRVQLNRAKERNHVLEDKGKQICEKFEDSKKRL, from the coding sequence ATGGATACTTCAACAAGGAAAAGCACTTCTACTTTCCGCTTCAAGAGTCCCGACATCAGTTCATTAAAGGTCCTCTGTTCAAAGGTCGTAGCTCTCAAAGACAACAAGTTTAGAGCCAATTTTGGGAACATCGTAGATCTTCTAACCGAGAAGGTTGACTATGGTGCTATCACTACAATGTCCCAATACTATGACAtccctttaagatgcttcactttccccgacttccaaatctctccaaccTTGGAAGACCTCGAAAGACTCCTCAATCGACCAATCAAAGAATACAACCCTTTCCCGAAGTTGGAAGAAGGCTTTTGTTTGACCGAGCTCTCACTCACCTTGGGTATCAACACCAACAAGCTAGTGGACAATTGGGGCGTTAAAGGATCCATCAAAGGTTTAACCCAAAAGTTCCTAGAAGCCCATGCTTGGGAAATGATTAAAAAAGGAAGACCCGACTTTTGTAGTGCAACCTTGGCACTTTTGATTCATGGAATTGTCCTCTTCCCAAATGTGGACAAGTTCGTGGATCAATTAGCAGTTGAAGTCTTTTTAACAAAGAATCCAGTGCCTTTTTTACTTGCCGATTTCTTCCATACCTTCCATACAAGGCATGAGAAGAAGGGAGGTACTTTCCTCTGTTGCGCTCATATGCTACATCTTTGGATGAGGGCCCGCATGCCTCAAAGTGGACCCTTCGCCGAAAACAAACTGACATGGCCGCAAAGATTCGCATCTCTCTCTGCCAACTCAATTCTATGGTACAAGAGGGAATGGGATACAAAGGACGTCATCGCAAGATGTGGAGAGTTCTCTAACGTACCCTTAATAGGAAcacaaggttgcatcaactacaaccctgctatACTCAAGAGACAACTAGGGTACACCATGACGAATCCCCCCGAGGAAAGAGATTTCATTCCATTTGTCATCAATACCGTGGATTCACTTGATTCAAACGTGAAAAGAGTGAGAAAATCTTGGACAAGCATAGTCCGTATTGACCATGAATGGGGTAAGAAAAACatcctagccaaggaaccctactaTGTGTGGGTAAAAGAGAGGGATATGATTGTTAAGATGCCATTTCTTTTTTATCCTTCTTCATTCCCGTTGATGCCCGAGCCTGAGCCTATCCTACAAGAGGACATGGACAAACTTACCAGCCAAATCAAAGAGCTTgagttggaaaacactcaacTACGAGTCCAACTGAATCGTGCCAAGGAACGTAACCACGTCTTGGAGGATAAGGGTAAGCAAATCTGTGAAAAATTTGAAGATAGCAAGAAAAGGCTCTGA